The proteins below are encoded in one region of Phaseolus vulgaris cultivar G19833 chromosome 1, P. vulgaris v2.0, whole genome shotgun sequence:
- the LOC137815321 gene encoding uncharacterized protein isoform X1 gives MQTMWLRLSNSDTKSLIRLSSYLYSSYFPTPLSFISLSSPCRASSTATNLFASPWSSSQHRGIKVSGSDIHFAFLLCWTCLLPGRIYEVLKVDHSHEGRGKATIKVELRDIGQGNKVTQRMGTNDDIERVYVQVKTFMFMCMDRDGTVVLMDPDTLDQMEVSKDLFNKDCLYLRDEMKVKVQFYDDKPLSASVPKRVSCIVKEVIAATPRNKKVVLDNGLTIEVPPHIVPGDAIVVNTEDDSYIERAKS, from the exons ATGCAGACTATGTGGCTGAGGCTTTCCAATTCCGACACCAAATCTCTTATCAGACTCTCATCCTATTTATATTCTTCTTATTTTCCGACACCATTGAGTTTTATCTCACTATCGTCGCCGTGTCGTGCTTCCTCCACCGCAACCAACTTGTTCGCATCTCCGTGGTCTTCTTCTCAACACCGGGGAATCAAAGTATCTGGTTCTGAT ATTCATTTTGCATTCTTATTGTGTTGGACATGCTTGCTTCCAGGGCGCATTTACGAG GTTCTTAAAGTAGATCACTCTCATGAAGGAAGGGGAAAAGCCACAATCAAG GTGGAGCTTCGTGACATTGGCCAGGGAAACAAGGTAACACAAAGAATGGGTACCAATGACGATATTGAAA GGGTCTACGTTCAGGTAAAGACTTTCATGTTTATGTGCATGGATCGTGATGGAACTGTAGTTTTAATGGA TCCTGACACATTGGATCAAATGGAAGTTTCCAAGGATTTGTTCAACAAGGATTGTTTATATCTACGAG ATGAAATGAAAGTTAAGGTACAATTTTATGATGACAAACCTTTATCTGCTTCAGTTCCCAAACGTGTATCATGCATTGTCAAGGAAGTCATTGCAGCCACTCCAAG GAATAAAAAGGTAGTACTGGACAACGGCCTTACAATTGAA GTACCGCCTCACATTGTACCTGGTGATGCCATAGTTGTTAATACAGAGGATGACTCCTACATAGAAAG GGCCAAGTCATAG
- the LOC137815321 gene encoding uncharacterized protein isoform X2 yields MQTMWLRLSNSDTKSLIRLSSYLYSSYFPTPLSFISLSSPCRASSTATNLFASPWSSSQHRGIKVSGSDIRVGNIIGKQGRIYEVLKVDHSHEGRGKATIKVELRDIGQGNKVTQRMGTNDDIERVYVQVKTFMFMCMDRDGTVVLMDPDTLDQMEVSKDLFNKDCLYLRDEMKVKVQFYDDKPLSASVPKRVSCIVKEVIAATPRNKKVVLDNGLTIEVPPHIVPGDAIVVNTEDDSYIERAKS; encoded by the exons ATGCAGACTATGTGGCTGAGGCTTTCCAATTCCGACACCAAATCTCTTATCAGACTCTCATCCTATTTATATTCTTCTTATTTTCCGACACCATTGAGTTTTATCTCACTATCGTCGCCGTGTCGTGCTTCCTCCACCGCAACCAACTTGTTCGCATCTCCGTGGTCTTCTTCTCAACACCGGGGAATCAAAGTATCTGGTTCTGAT ATTAGAGTTGGAAATATAATTGGAAAACAAG GGCGCATTTACGAG GTTCTTAAAGTAGATCACTCTCATGAAGGAAGGGGAAAAGCCACAATCAAG GTGGAGCTTCGTGACATTGGCCAGGGAAACAAGGTAACACAAAGAATGGGTACCAATGACGATATTGAAA GGGTCTACGTTCAGGTAAAGACTTTCATGTTTATGTGCATGGATCGTGATGGAACTGTAGTTTTAATGGA TCCTGACACATTGGATCAAATGGAAGTTTCCAAGGATTTGTTCAACAAGGATTGTTTATATCTACGAG ATGAAATGAAAGTTAAGGTACAATTTTATGATGACAAACCTTTATCTGCTTCAGTTCCCAAACGTGTATCATGCATTGTCAAGGAAGTCATTGCAGCCACTCCAAG GAATAAAAAGGTAGTACTGGACAACGGCCTTACAATTGAA GTACCGCCTCACATTGTACCTGGTGATGCCATAGTTGTTAATACAGAGGATGACTCCTACATAGAAAG GGCCAAGTCATAG